The DNA window GAATGAAAGCcagaaggaaataaaaagaggaGATTGAAGGCGTctgaagctgttttttttttttctttttttttttttctttttttttcagtcatatatataatatatatccaCACTCGTACCACAGGTCACAAAAGGTCAACATGTTCAAGAACAACAGCACCGGGGAGCTTTTGACCGTCCCCTACATTCactcttgcattttttttgcaaatagaCTAATCTATTTATTACAGACATGaaataatttacaataaaataacaatttgaTTTAGGTACAATTCtcatttttcttgcttttatACTACAATAATCTCGCCTCGCCCTCACTCCTGCCTCCACATAGCGGCCTCCTGCTCGGTCCtgacctttctctctctctctctctctctctctctgttcctgcGTCTTCGTCGTGACGAGGATGCACGTAAGGTCTCTCCAGCTCTGTTTCTCATGATTAGAAGCGGTGTCGGATTTTCCAAAGtcggggggagggggggatgAGAAAAACGTTCTGTATAGATTagatgtttcatttcactggcaaaaaaaaagagtgtgccttgtttttttttttttaattattattcgtCCGGAAAAATCTGAAAATCCGTCCTCATCAAGGCCGACCGTAAGGGAAGTGAACTTGGAAAAGACACGAAGGCAAAAAAACATTGAACTCAGGACtacagtaacatcacacacacgcaagaaGAGCAAGACTGCATATTCACTGAAGACATTGAAACACAGCGAGGTGGCCTCCGGGAAACTGCACAGGAAGGAAACACAAAGCCCTCGCAAAAACTCGGCTTGGAGAGACAGACGAGTTTTTAGCGACtcgtaaaaacaaaacaaaaaaaaaaaccgatAGGATGcgttaggaaaaaaaaagtccaaactCAATGGATTCAGATTCAAACTTGTTGCTCGTTACTTGTTGATGCGTAAAATATCTTCACAGGATGTTTAGACTTGCTGGTGTCAGGCAAAATAATCGATACTGAcctccttttttgttttgtgggggtttttttgggaaaaaattaaaatctggaaaaaatgaaagataatCTGCAACTCAATCCAAGCTGGAtaacatgtcacatgtcaacataacatgttgtgttgtgttgtgattcGTACATTACGTTGCTGTTTCTTTCATTGTTAGtcctcagctttttttttttattttttttttatcatcgtTAAAACATATCTGGCTATTGAACTGATTATTGAAAATCAGATGAAtggaagaataaaaataaaagtaaagttgtGCTGGTgaggatttctttctttcttttcaactttcttttcttttcttatttgtttctcGCTACGCTTCTTCTTCACGTTTAAAAATTCCCGACCTGGCGTTGAAACTGTAAAGTAGTGCAAGAAGCTTGGAAACTCCTCCTGTCCTGAAAGGCGAGCGAGTCCGAATTCAGCTTTGTCACAGTCCCGAGAGGCCTCACGTGTGCGTTCTGACACCACGAAGAACAGACATGAGAACTGACAACCACGGCACGGATGACACAAAGaacacagagtgaaaaacaaacaaagaaacaaaaaacaaacaaaaacgaacgaacggaacataaacaaaaaaaaaagtcgaggAATTAAAGAAAATGGACATTATTCCAAAACTTTTTTGTCCTCTTTGCCGTTGGTCCGCGAGTACGGCTCGAAGGCCGAGGAGCTCAGGTAGCGGGCTGAGAGTTCCTGCAGGTTTCCGGCCAGCGAGCCGGCCATGCCCAGCGGCGCAGAGGAGATCCGCGACGCCACGGCTCCCAGCAGCGTGGGCACAGGGAAGCTGAAGAGCCCGTGGTGGGCGCTGGTTAGCGTGCTGGAGCCTGACATGGCGGGCAGCGGAGGGCTTCTGGACGCTGTAGCTGAGCTGCTTCCGCTGCTAGAGGAAGATCCTCCGTTAGCAGCGATGCCCAGCGAGGAGCTGGCGCAGTGTGGCAGCAGACCGGGCATCCCCGGCGGCGTCAGCAAGCGGCCCTGTTCCAGCAGGCGCAGCACGCTGCACGTGGCCGCCGTCTCCGAGTGCGCAGCCGAGCGCAGCTCCGCGTCCTTCCCCTGGTCCTTCTTCTGCTTCGTACGCCGGTTCTGGAACCACACCTTCACCTGCACACAAGCGGATAACAGGAAGGAAAGGAAGCAGGTGAGAGGGATAATACGTCTAACACAAACACGCCCGTGAAAAAAATATTCGACTCGAACCACTTTTCCGTAATTGACAGTGCTGCAAatacagagagaggaaaaaaaataaataaaagagcgAGGGACAATTTAAAGAGTAATTACTGACACGCCGGAGCGTCTCTTATATAAGGTGCTATTATCCCAGTTAATGTTCACCTCATTAGCACATGGCGCACAGTTTGGAAATCAATCCACGGCTAATGAGTTAGCAACCTACAGCTGTGTAAACATGTGTCCTCTGATTGCACACAGTGAACAATCAGGAGGTTTTAATACGACACAATCAAATGAATCGAGGCGTaggtgaagaaaagaaagacttttCAGGTAAGAAACGATGCCAAGCCGCTCACGTCCTTCCCGAGACGTTACGCTGGGAGCTTCGGATTGTCAGACTTTCACAGAGGTGGAGGAAACACAGTGATAGGAacctattgtgtgtgtgtgtgtgtgttgtcacagAGACCTTTTCTACTTTCTATTGATTCTGACAAACACGATGTCGAACAGCTctgagaatgtgtgtgcgttATCACACGCACGACTGCACACGTCAAACGACACGGCTGTAAATATATACGTTACGCGGTGGAAGCGTACGGCACACGCGACGTCCTACACGTGATTAATTCCGTCTGTCCCTCGACTCCTCTGCCTTTTAACACGCCGTTGCTCTGTGTTTATTCTTTCACAGCGTCCTGTTTATTCGTGgaagggtgaaaaaaaaatgaccaataaaataaactgaaatctGTTTCACTTAAGaacattataacattaaaaaatgctatattatatattttaaaattacagATATGCAAAAGATATGAATGAATgtctattttaattttttttttagtttttgtagtttaataaatttttttctgaactttcttgaaggggaggaaaaaaaaaacaatgattatTCCCTTTGACTAAAATTGAACTGTCTGCAATTAATGACTaatcagactctctctctctctctctctctctctctctctttcttttctctctctcagtgtatGACTCCTTTCCTTGATGCAtctcttttctgtttatttttttgttttgtttttttttggtctcaCACGAGTTCTTTTTGTGAAGCACTAAAGACGtctttacacactacacactacctggacatcatcctcctcctcctcctcctccttctcatcatcatcatcatcatcatcacagagAGGTTTGTGACGAAGCCTGCAGCTGTTAATTGATCTAAATTGATGCGTTTTGTCGATTCCATCTCCAGGTAAATGACATCTGGGTGTATTTGTTAGTCATCACACGTCTTACTAAACAAACACATGACCACGACTCTAAGATCATCAGCgtgctcctgctgctgctgctgctgctgctgcgagAAACAGACGAGAGATAAAGACGAGAGGTTCAGCAGCGTGACCTCTGGTGTGACTCGTGCCTCGTTTGCACAGAGCTGACGGCTCGCTCGAACTAGACCGAACCGAGACGACAGAGAGCAACACGTACGATGCACATGCACACGGTTAGCTCCTGGGGTGTTTTTTTTGCTCCTGGAGAGAAAATATACTCTGGAGAAAGTGTATTCATTTTCCTTTTGCATTCACTGCAGATCTTTAGCTTTAAACCGTCCGTCCTTCGTCAACGGCATTCCAACGGACggacaaacagaaaaaagccTAGCGACGAACGTAATGGTACGCCAATATAACCAGTGTGAAATCGGCACGTTACAGGACGTGTTAGGAAAGACGTACGAAGTATGAATTAGACAACAATTAAAGTGCAGGAAAGAGTTGAACTTTTTAAACGGAcgtaataaatcaaataaatcgattaataaataaataaataaaaatttctgCCTTGGTGTCTGTTTATACTGGATAattattttagtcatttaaaTAACGATTTCTAAaatatgatcatttatttatatttctattgtATTGAAAAGTATGTTTTGCCCTTTCACACCTACAGTAGCTATGTatatttttgtctgtgtgtgtgtgcgtgtgtgtgtgtatgtgtgtgtgtgtgtgtgtgtgtgtgtgtgtgtgtgtgtgtgtacctgtgtctCCGACAGGTTGAGCTGCCGTGCGAGTTCAGTTCTCTCTCGGCCCACGACGTACTGGCACCGCTGGAACTCCATTTCAAGCCTGTAGAGCTGCTCAGCTGTGAACGAGGTTCTGGTTCTCTTGGGCCGGTCCAGATCCAGACCTTTGGGTAGAATGATCTCTCTGATCGAACCTTTGGCAtctgaaggaaaaaagaaaggcaaAACAAACGCTGTGACTGTGTCTCAAAcgtgtttcacacacacacacacacacacacacacacacacacacacacacacacacatgcatatatatcAGTAAATTATTTAACTGTAATCTAATCACATCAATAAaaatcattgatttttttttaattaaagaagaaatataa is part of the Tachysurus fulvidraco isolate hzauxx_2018 chromosome 12, HZAU_PFXX_2.0, whole genome shotgun sequence genome and encodes:
- the vax1 gene encoding ventral anterior homeobox 1, which produces MDVRYSQEPEVGMVLKNGLKESKEVKDSQGSLSKTLLKEPQDSFSSSGAMENCEKGRTSTGDPDYCRRILVRDAKGSIREIILPKGLDLDRPKRTRTSFTAEQLYRLEMEFQRCQYVVGRERTELARQLNLSETQVKVWFQNRRTKQKKDQGKDAELRSAAHSETAATCSVLRLLEQGRLLTPPGMPGLLPHCASSSLGIAANGGSSSSSGSSSATASRSPPLPAMSGSSTLTSAHHGLFSFPVPTLLGAVASRISSAPLGMAGSLAGNLQELSARYLSSSAFEPYSRTNGKEDKKVLE